From the Stigmatella erecta genome, one window contains:
- a CDS encoding LysR family transcriptional regulator, which yields MKADLEDLKAFVAVARARGFREGARTSGSSASALSEAVRRLEAQLGVRLLNRTTRSVVLTDAGQGLLERLGPALAEMEAALDVVNGFRDRPAGSLRLNVPVSAARLVLPRIVPPFLAAYPDIRLEIITDDNFVDVIASGFDAGIRYDERLEQDMIAVPIGPRVQRFATAASPAYLERHGRPKHPRELLGHACLRGRFSSGAMPPWEYERNGEEVRVDPAGPLIVSAGGASDLSIDAAIAGSGIVYHFEDWLRPHLDSGALEPLLKPWWQNFPGPFLYYPGRRLVPAPLRAFVDFIKASAGPA from the coding sequence GTGAAAGCCGACCTGGAAGACCTGAAGGCCTTCGTCGCGGTGGCACGCGCCCGGGGGTTTCGTGAGGGCGCTCGCACCAGTGGCAGCAGTGCGTCCGCGCTCAGCGAGGCGGTCCGCCGTCTGGAGGCCCAGCTGGGGGTCCGGCTGCTGAACCGGACGACACGCAGTGTGGTGCTGACCGACGCGGGTCAGGGCTTGCTGGAGCGGCTTGGCCCCGCGCTGGCCGAGATGGAGGCCGCGCTCGACGTGGTGAACGGCTTTCGCGACAGGCCCGCGGGCTCGCTGCGCCTCAACGTACCGGTCAGCGCGGCGCGGCTGGTGCTGCCCCGCATCGTGCCCCCATTCCTCGCCGCCTACCCCGACATCCGGCTGGAGATCATCACCGACGACAACTTTGTCGATGTGATCGCCTCCGGGTTCGACGCCGGCATCCGCTACGACGAACGGCTGGAACAGGACATGATCGCGGTGCCCATCGGACCGCGTGTCCAACGCTTCGCCACCGCCGCGTCCCCGGCTTACCTGGAGCGTCATGGCCGGCCGAAGCACCCCCGCGAGCTGCTGGGCCACGCCTGTCTGCGCGGCCGCTTCTCCAGCGGCGCGATGCCCCCGTGGGAGTACGAGCGCAACGGCGAAGAGGTTCGGGTTGATCCGGCGGGGCCGCTGATCGTGAGCGCGGGCGGGGCGAGCGACCTCTCCATCGACGCGGCGATCGCTGGCAGCGGCATCGTGTACCACTTCGAGGACTGGCTCCGGCCGCACCTCGACAGCGGCGCCCTCGAACCCCTCCTCAAGCCCTGGTGGCAGAACTTCCCAGGGCCGTTCCTCTATTACCCCGGGCGGCGCCTCGTGCCCGCGCCGCTGCGAGCCTTCGTCGACTTCATCAAGGCCTCGGCGGGCCCTGCTTGA
- a CDS encoding aldo/keto reductase family oxidoreductase, whose protein sequence is MSQMDLSSTFTLGGRTVKRLGYGAMQLAGPGVFGPPRDHGAALAVLREAIASGVNHIDTSDYYGPYVTNRLIREALAPYPRELVIVTKIGARRGEDGAWLPAFSPQELTQAVHDNLRNLGLEALDVVNLRLMFSAHGPAEGSIEAPLTVLAGLQQKGLVRHIGLSNVTPTQVAEARRIAPIVCVQNHYNLVHRADDALIDALARDGIAYVPFFPLGGFSPLQSSTLSGVAARLGATPMQVALAWLLRRSPNILLIPGTSSVAHLRENLAAAGCTLPEDALQELETVAGT, encoded by the coding sequence ATGTCCCAGATGGATCTGTCCAGCACGTTCACCCTCGGAGGCCGCACCGTGAAGCGGCTCGGCTATGGCGCCATGCAGCTCGCGGGGCCCGGCGTGTTCGGTCCGCCCAGGGACCACGGCGCGGCGTTGGCCGTGCTGCGCGAGGCGATCGCCAGTGGGGTGAACCACATCGACACCAGCGATTACTATGGTCCGTACGTCACGAACCGGTTGATCCGCGAGGCGCTCGCGCCGTATCCCCGCGAGCTCGTCATCGTCACCAAGATCGGCGCCCGGCGGGGCGAGGATGGCGCGTGGCTGCCGGCCTTCTCGCCCCAGGAGCTGACCCAGGCGGTCCACGACAACCTGCGCAACCTGGGCCTGGAGGCGCTCGATGTGGTGAACCTTCGCCTCATGTTCAGCGCCCATGGGCCCGCGGAGGGCTCGATCGAGGCGCCGCTCACGGTGCTCGCCGGGCTCCAGCAGAAAGGGCTGGTGCGCCACATCGGCCTGAGCAACGTCACCCCCACGCAGGTCGCGGAGGCGCGAAGGATCGCCCCCATCGTCTGCGTGCAGAACCACTACAACCTGGTGCACCGGGCCGACGATGCCCTGATCGACGCGCTGGCCCGCGATGGCATCGCCTACGTGCCGTTCTTCCCGCTCGGCGGATTCTCCCCCTTGCAGTCGTCCACCCTGTCCGGCGTCGCGGCACGGCTCGGTGCCACCCCCATGCAGGTCGCACTCGCCTGGCTGCTTCGCCGTTCGCCCAACATCCTGCTGATTCCCGGCACCTCGTCGGTCGCGCACCTGAGGGAGAACCTCGCCGCGGCCGGATGCACGCTCCCGGAGGACGCCCTCCAGGAACTGGAGACCGTCGCCGGGACGTGA
- a CDS encoding helicase HerA domain-containing protein translates to MQQNDLRLASFLSDRTEVFHSIQHRHEIWREDPFDVETVHQEARATFERMLLRATTPPGLDSGRILLLLGDSGCGKTHLLRAFRTLAHERSLGFVGYMQMTTSTSNYGRYVLSNLIDSLDQPYHESTEAKSGLRKLSDLLLAQCGKVAALLADPDQDADEIIHLVETAADDLQKQERFKKLDLDLLRALLFLQREDTRIRSRVLKYLRCEDLSGNDRKVLGDLVPRIHDNHPQEMVEHLGQLAAVLGHSLVLCVDQLEGFDIEAANAQAFRRAMHMLCDFAERAPSSVIVISCLHTFWTGLRGQLTQSLLDRIERDPDTLKLENHRTAEEARLITERRLEHLYTVEDAPFDPAEPTYPFPHEGFEKLAGLSTREVLDTCRRWREQASREGALPSQFPLGLPSPQKQLSTHDQGQKTLELDQLWNDFRSTNSTPPPEEDPELAELLVWALRASADEVDTGHRFEVRRVEEAIQVDVSPGDEKLHLVLCNRSTRGGGLANQIDQARKEAKGRTAVVIRTSEYPSNPRATAAVSLGKLIGRGGRRAVLEDSDGRAIVSLREFRKHHESRPDFAAWLRSAKPITQLKPVRDILALDNAQTKTAPGKNTDASRTVKDSQRPPDKQGVTAAQQSLFQTKTDPPTQSTLSQGKPQETTKTPSQRTSSVSVRIGEQDSLLREPVLLNPNELTQHAAFLGGPGSGKTTLALNLIEQLLLQGIPAILVDRKGDLAGYASEDFWNRPIEDARRRERRDQLRERLDVALFTPGHPNGRPLAIPIVPDGLNALPEFDRQQGTRHAAEALAGMLDYRTSARDKSCRTLLTQAIDQFIQLSSEDVTLPRLVRFIGDMDPRLVNAAGRLDTKLFGKVADDLDRLNLDAQLLLGRDAEKLDMDLLLGRGAHAIPGKTRLSILSTKFLGDNNNVLFWVSQLLIDVTRWLSRNPCPTLQAVLMFDEADMYLPAMRQPSTKQPMENLIKRARSAGLGLMLATQSPGDFDYKCRDNIRSWFIGRVKERTSLEKMKPMLSEAKVDFTSKIPNQGTGEFHAVRSGKVERVKTEPSALATEQLSDDELLRLAARSAPAKPAAQTGS, encoded by the coding sequence ATGCAGCAGAACGATCTGCGTCTTGCCTCTTTTTTGTCCGATCGTACCGAGGTCTTCCACTCCATCCAGCACCGCCATGAAATCTGGCGGGAGGACCCCTTCGACGTCGAGACGGTGCACCAGGAGGCCCGGGCCACCTTCGAGCGCATGCTCCTGCGCGCCACCACGCCGCCTGGCCTGGACTCGGGGCGCATCCTGCTGCTGCTGGGAGACTCGGGCTGCGGCAAGACGCACCTGCTCCGGGCGTTCCGGACCCTCGCCCACGAGCGCTCCCTGGGCTTCGTGGGCTACATGCAGATGACGACGTCCACGAGCAACTACGGCCGCTACGTCCTCTCCAACCTCATTGACTCACTGGACCAGCCCTACCACGAGTCCACCGAGGCCAAGTCCGGCCTGCGGAAGCTGTCGGACCTGCTGCTCGCCCAGTGCGGCAAGGTGGCGGCCCTGCTCGCCGACCCGGACCAGGACGCGGACGAAATCATCCACCTGGTGGAGACCGCCGCCGACGATCTGCAGAAGCAGGAGCGCTTCAAGAAGCTGGACCTGGACCTGCTGCGCGCCCTGCTCTTCCTCCAGCGGGAGGACACGCGCATCCGCAGCCGCGTGCTCAAGTACCTGCGCTGTGAGGACCTGTCCGGCAACGACCGCAAGGTGCTGGGCGACCTGGTGCCGCGCATCCACGACAACCACCCGCAGGAGATGGTGGAGCACCTGGGCCAGCTCGCCGCCGTGCTCGGCCACTCGCTGGTGCTGTGCGTGGACCAGCTCGAGGGCTTCGACATCGAGGCAGCGAACGCGCAGGCGTTCCGCCGGGCCATGCACATGCTGTGTGACTTCGCGGAGCGCGCGCCCTCCTCGGTCATCGTCATCAGCTGCCTGCACACCTTCTGGACGGGCCTCCGGGGCCAGCTGACCCAGTCCCTGCTGGACCGCATCGAGCGGGACCCGGACACCCTCAAGCTGGAGAACCACCGCACCGCAGAGGAGGCCCGGCTCATCACCGAGCGCCGCCTGGAGCACCTCTATACGGTGGAGGATGCGCCGTTCGATCCCGCAGAGCCCACCTACCCCTTCCCCCACGAGGGCTTCGAGAAACTCGCCGGGCTGAGCACCCGCGAGGTGCTCGACACATGCCGGAGGTGGCGTGAACAGGCCAGCCGCGAGGGCGCCCTGCCCAGCCAGTTCCCCCTGGGATTGCCGTCTCCCCAGAAGCAGCTTTCTACCCACGATCAGGGGCAGAAGACGCTGGAGTTGGACCAGCTCTGGAATGACTTCCGTTCCACGAACTCTACGCCACCGCCCGAGGAGGATCCCGAACTCGCCGAGCTGCTGGTCTGGGCCCTGCGGGCCAGCGCGGACGAAGTGGACACGGGACATCGTTTCGAGGTCCGGCGCGTCGAGGAGGCCATCCAGGTGGATGTCTCTCCTGGGGACGAGAAACTGCACCTGGTGCTGTGCAACCGCAGCACCCGGGGGGGAGGGCTCGCCAACCAGATCGACCAGGCGCGCAAGGAGGCCAAAGGCCGCACCGCCGTGGTCATCCGGACCAGCGAGTACCCAAGCAACCCCCGGGCGACCGCCGCGGTGAGCCTCGGCAAGCTCATCGGCAGGGGAGGCCGCCGGGCGGTGCTGGAAGACAGCGACGGCCGGGCCATCGTCTCCTTGAGGGAATTCCGCAAGCACCACGAGTCGCGTCCCGACTTCGCCGCCTGGCTGCGCTCGGCCAAGCCCATCACCCAGCTCAAGCCCGTGCGGGACATCCTGGCCCTGGACAACGCCCAGACCAAGACAGCTCCCGGGAAAAACACCGATGCTTCTCGGACCGTCAAGGATTCACAGCGGCCTCCTGACAAGCAGGGCGTTACCGCCGCACAGCAATCACTCTTCCAGACGAAGACCGACCCCCCAACCCAAAGCACCCTCTCGCAGGGCAAGCCTCAGGAGACAACCAAGACGCCGTCCCAGCGCACTTCCTCCGTCTCCGTCCGCATCGGCGAACAGGACAGCCTGCTGCGAGAGCCCGTCCTGCTCAACCCCAACGAGCTGACCCAGCATGCGGCGTTCCTCGGAGGGCCCGGCAGTGGGAAGACGACTCTCGCCCTCAACCTGATTGAGCAACTGCTGCTCCAGGGCATCCCCGCCATCCTCGTGGACCGGAAGGGAGACCTCGCGGGCTACGCCTCCGAGGACTTCTGGAACCGTCCCATCGAAGACGCCCGCCGCCGGGAGCGCCGGGACCAGCTCCGGGAGCGGCTGGACGTGGCCCTCTTCACCCCGGGACACCCCAACGGCCGCCCGCTGGCCATTCCCATCGTGCCCGATGGGCTGAACGCCCTTCCCGAGTTTGACCGCCAGCAGGGCACCCGCCATGCCGCCGAGGCGCTGGCCGGCATGCTCGACTACCGCACCAGTGCCCGGGACAAGTCCTGCCGAACCCTGCTCACCCAGGCCATCGACCAGTTCATCCAGCTGTCCAGCGAGGACGTCACCCTGCCCCGGCTCGTCCGCTTCATCGGGGACATGGATCCGCGCCTGGTCAACGCCGCGGGCCGGCTGGACACGAAGCTGTTCGGAAAGGTGGCCGACGACCTGGACCGGCTCAACCTGGACGCCCAGTTGCTGCTGGGCCGCGACGCCGAGAAGCTCGACATGGACCTCTTGCTGGGCCGGGGCGCGCACGCGATTCCGGGCAAGACCCGCCTGAGCATCCTCAGCACCAAGTTCCTCGGGGACAACAACAACGTCCTGTTCTGGGTCTCCCAGCTCCTCATCGACGTGACGCGCTGGCTCAGCCGCAACCCCTGCCCCACGCTCCAGGCAGTCCTCATGTTCGACGAGGCGGACATGTACCTGCCCGCCATGCGCCAGCCCTCCACCAAGCAGCCCATGGAGAACCTCATCAAGCGGGCGCGCTCGGCGGGCCTGGGACTGATGCTGGCCACCCAGAGCCCGGGCGACTTCGACTACAAGTGCCGCGACAACATCCGCTCCTGGTTCATCGGCCGCGTGAAGGAGCGCACGTCCCTGGAGAAGATGAAGCCCATGCTCAGCGAGGCCAAGGTGGACTTCACCTCCAAGATTCCCAACCAGGGCACGGGCGAGTTCCACGCCGTGCGCAGCGGCAAGGTGGAGCGCGTCAAGACCGAGCCCTCCGCGCTCGCCACCGAGCAGCTCTCCGACGACGAACTGCTTCGCCTCGCCGCCCGGTCCGCACCGGCGAAGCCCGCTGCTCAGACGGGCTCCTGA
- a CDS encoding FAD-dependent monooxygenase gives MKRDVLITGASIAGPALAWWLSRFGMTVTVVERSSEFRDGGQNIDVRGAGRTVLQRMGLEEAVAQHSTGEEGLAFVDGANQVKAEFNAEQLGGNGPTAEREILRGELARLLLEHSRGKAHYVFGDRIRGFEDHGDAVEVTFERGGRRRFDLVIAAEGIGSSTRKLLFGDAARRVPLDLYTAYFTIPRAAHDGKTARWFNAPGGLSVFLRPDNQGTTRAVLSVQQEPSGYEDLPPSEQKLFLKAKFAGAGWETPRVLAALDGAKDFYFEAIGQVKLDRWSKGRVALVGDAAYCASPISGMGTSLALVGAYVLAGELGRHDDPAQAFAAYERIMRPYVEQAQDVPKLGPRIAQPQTRAGIALQLGALHLASKPGLSKLAGKLLSPPADKIELPDYGAGLTAAETAQ, from the coding sequence ATGAAACGAGACGTGCTGATCACCGGGGCAAGCATCGCGGGTCCTGCCCTGGCCTGGTGGCTGAGCCGCTTCGGCATGACCGTCACGGTGGTGGAACGCTCATCCGAGTTCCGCGACGGCGGGCAGAACATCGACGTGCGGGGCGCGGGCCGGACGGTGCTCCAACGCATGGGCCTCGAAGAGGCCGTCGCCCAGCACTCCACCGGTGAGGAGGGGCTTGCCTTCGTGGACGGCGCCAATCAGGTCAAGGCCGAGTTCAACGCGGAGCAGCTGGGCGGCAACGGCCCTACCGCGGAGCGGGAGATCCTCCGGGGAGAACTGGCGCGGCTCCTGCTCGAGCACAGCCGGGGGAAGGCCCACTATGTCTTTGGGGACCGCATCCGTGGTTTCGAAGACCATGGGGACGCCGTCGAAGTCACCTTCGAGCGAGGGGGCCGGCGCCGGTTCGATCTCGTCATCGCCGCCGAGGGCATCGGCTCATCGACGCGCAAGCTCCTGTTCGGGGATGCCGCCCGGCGCGTGCCGCTCGATCTCTACACGGCCTATTTCACGATTCCGCGCGCCGCGCATGACGGGAAGACCGCCCGCTGGTTCAACGCGCCCGGGGGACTCAGCGTCTTCCTCCGTCCGGACAATCAAGGCACCACGCGTGCCGTCCTCTCGGTGCAACAGGAGCCCTCCGGCTACGAGGACCTGCCCCCCAGCGAGCAGAAACTCTTCTTGAAGGCGAAGTTCGCCGGCGCCGGTTGGGAGACACCTCGCGTGCTCGCCGCGCTCGACGGGGCCAAGGATTTCTACTTCGAGGCGATCGGCCAGGTGAAGCTGGACCGCTGGTCCAAGGGCCGCGTCGCCCTGGTCGGCGACGCCGCCTACTGCGCCTCTCCCATCAGCGGCATGGGCACGAGCCTGGCCCTCGTGGGCGCCTACGTCCTCGCCGGAGAACTCGGGCGCCACGATGACCCTGCGCAGGCCTTCGCCGCCTACGAGCGGATCATGCGCCCCTATGTCGAGCAGGCGCAGGACGTGCCCAAGCTGGGGCCGCGCATCGCCCAGCCGCAGACCCGGGCGGGCATCGCCCTTCAGCTGGGCGCGCTGCACCTCGCCAGCAAGCCAGGGCTCAGCAAGCTCGCGGGCAAGCTGCTGTCCCCTCCCGCCGACAAGATCGAACTGCCGGACTACGGCGCTGGCCTCACGGCGGCGGAGACCGCTCAGTAA
- a CDS encoding cytochrome P450, producing MSTARPSPHADPVATFDLARLDDAFYADPFPLYRAMREQDPVHRMPDGSLFLTRWADLDRVYRDTRTFSSDKRVEFGAKYGDTPLFEHHTTSLVFNDPPLHTRVRRLIVGALTPRALATMEPGLRALVDRLLDGLAAKGAADLIEDFAAAIPIEVIGNLLDMPMEERGPLRGWSLAILGALEPRLTAEQEARGNAAVTEFLDYLRILVVRRRARPGDPATDVLTRLIQGESDGERLTETELLHQCVFLLNAGHETTTNLIGNALELLARFPDGRARLVRDPALMPAAVEEVLRYESSNQLGNRRVAEDTEIGGVTAPAGTFLTLCIGAANRDPARFEDPEHFDVGRQPNRHLAFAGGAHTCAGMSLARMEARIALAAFLARFPDYALAAPPVRARRARFRGFTAMPARLG from the coding sequence ATGTCCACCGCCCGTCCCTCCCCGCACGCAGACCCCGTCGCCACCTTCGACCTCGCGCGGCTGGACGACGCTTTCTACGCCGACCCCTTCCCCCTCTACCGCGCGATGCGCGAGCAGGACCCGGTCCACCGGATGCCCGACGGCTCCCTCTTCCTCACCCGCTGGGCCGACCTCGACCGCGTCTACCGCGACACGCGCACCTTCTCCTCGGACAAGCGCGTCGAGTTCGGCGCGAAATACGGGGACACGCCGCTCTTCGAGCACCACACCACCTCCCTCGTCTTCAATGACCCGCCGCTGCACACGCGGGTGCGCCGGCTGATCGTGGGCGCGCTGACGCCGCGTGCGCTGGCGACGATGGAGCCCGGGTTGCGCGCCCTGGTGGACCGGCTGCTGGACGGACTGGCCGCGAAGGGCGCCGCGGACTTGATCGAGGACTTCGCCGCCGCCATCCCCATCGAGGTGATCGGCAACCTGCTGGACATGCCGATGGAGGAGCGGGGGCCCCTGCGGGGCTGGTCTCTGGCCATCCTGGGCGCGCTCGAACCCCGTCTGACGGCCGAGCAGGAGGCCCGGGGGAACGCGGCGGTGACGGAGTTCCTGGACTACCTCCGCATCCTCGTCGTGCGGCGGCGGGCGCGGCCGGGGGACCCCGCGACGGACGTGCTGACGCGCCTCATCCAGGGTGAATCCGACGGGGAGCGGCTGACCGAGACGGAGCTGCTGCACCAGTGCGTCTTCCTCCTGAACGCGGGGCACGAGACGACGACGAACCTCATCGGCAATGCCCTGGAGTTGCTGGCACGCTTCCCGGACGGGCGCGCACGGCTGGTGCGAGACCCGGCGCTGATGCCGGCGGCGGTGGAGGAGGTGCTGCGCTACGAATCCTCCAACCAGCTCGGCAACCGGCGGGTGGCGGAGGACACGGAGATTGGCGGCGTCACGGCACCTGCCGGCACCTTCCTCACGCTTTGCATCGGGGCTGCCAACCGCGACCCCGCGCGCTTCGAGGATCCGGAGCACTTCGACGTGGGGCGCCAGCCCAACCGGCACCTCGCCTTCGCGGGAGGGGCGCATACGTGCGCGGGGATGAGCCTCGCGCGGATGGAGGCGCGGATCGCGCTGGCGGCGTTCCTCGCGCGCTTCCCGGACTATGCGCTGGCCGCGCCGCCGGTGCGGGCGCGGCGGGCGCGGTTCCGCGGGTTCACGGCGATGCCAGCGAGGCTGGGGTAG
- a CDS encoding DUF559 domain-containing protein, which yields MPPAPSAPPSDTAAFSALDRHHHRREQAIPTLTVLAGPPGAALSLWHRWLEARGLGLCVSRASREAGAVRDWMAFLAQHRNLEADAAEVLGAAGGLRRGELASDLRGKTPHERGLLLQDLFPAVPHPDAAAACRCWLQPAASSPQEPWEALLDACEQNPLRAFAALHALVPLGEAPALLLAGTGAAWLAQAARTAARMCDTVPTLAAALSVEAEAVDVFLHGEESQGRALVREGRLTLPAVSSEAVKRRVEALGVQDTEALKGALAQLAADGAPDEVLSLYGGAAREREAATVQRSAEDRARSTAERFLSALLESLPATRGLFELNQRTGFLLHDRPVEVDLLCRRLRLAIEIDGYYHFQTPEAYRRDRRKDLALQRHGYWVLRFLADDVVARLEEIRDTVLEVVSLRQDAVGRVPADGEDAHGAD from the coding sequence GTGCCCCCCGCCCCTTCCGCCCCTCCGAGCGATACCGCGGCCTTCTCCGCGCTGGACCGGCACCACCACCGGCGCGAGCAGGCCATCCCCACCCTCACCGTGCTCGCCGGCCCCCCCGGAGCCGCCCTCTCCCTCTGGCACCGCTGGCTGGAGGCACGCGGCCTGGGGCTGTGTGTCTCGCGGGCCTCGCGCGAAGCCGGGGCCGTGCGCGACTGGATGGCGTTCCTGGCCCAGCACCGGAACCTCGAAGCCGATGCGGCGGAGGTGCTCGGCGCCGCGGGAGGACTGCGGCGGGGCGAGCTGGCCTCGGACCTTCGAGGCAAAACGCCGCACGAGCGCGGCCTGCTGCTCCAGGACCTCTTTCCGGCCGTCCCCCACCCGGATGCCGCCGCCGCGTGCCGGTGTTGGCTTCAACCCGCCGCCTCCAGCCCACAGGAGCCCTGGGAGGCCCTGCTCGATGCCTGCGAGCAGAACCCCCTGCGCGCGTTCGCGGCCCTGCACGCCCTCGTTCCCCTCGGAGAGGCCCCAGCGCTCCTGCTCGCGGGAACAGGGGCGGCGTGGCTGGCCCAGGCCGCCCGGACCGCGGCCCGGATGTGTGACACCGTGCCCACGCTGGCCGCTGCCCTCTCCGTGGAAGCAGAAGCGGTGGACGTCTTTCTGCACGGAGAGGAAAGCCAGGGCCGCGCGCTGGTCCGGGAAGGGCGGTTGACGCTCCCAGCGGTTTCCTCCGAGGCGGTGAAGCGGCGCGTGGAGGCACTCGGGGTCCAGGACACGGAAGCCCTGAAGGGCGCGCTCGCCCAGCTGGCGGCGGACGGTGCCCCGGACGAGGTGCTGTCGCTTTACGGCGGCGCGGCCCGGGAGCGGGAAGCCGCCACGGTTCAGCGCTCGGCGGAGGACCGGGCCCGCAGCACCGCGGAGCGCTTCCTGAGCGCGCTGCTCGAATCCCTCCCCGCCACCCGGGGGTTGTTTGAACTCAACCAACGTACCGGGTTTCTCCTCCATGACAGGCCTGTCGAGGTAGACCTGCTCTGCCGACGGTTGCGATTGGCCATCGAAATCGATGGCTACTACCATTTCCAGACGCCCGAGGCCTACCGGCGCGACCGGCGCAAGGACCTGGCCTTGCAACGGCATGGCTACTGGGTGCTGCGCTTCCTCGCCGATGATGTGGTGGCGCGGCTCGAGGAAATCCGCGACACTGTCCTGGAAGTCGTCTCCCTGCGGCAAGACGCGGTGGGGAGGGTGCCAGCAGATGGGGAGGATGCACATGGCGCGGACTGA
- the mdoH gene encoding glucans biosynthesis glucosyltransferase MdoH, whose protein sequence is MQAHSFSPPSTGLRRFFVLGLAALSTLLGAWEMHRLLSVKGTTETEWLLLGLFSLCFAWICLSFWTAVAGFLQTLVGGRVPGLRQPTAEEQKAPLTRRTTVVMPIHNEDPASVFANVQATYESLAATGHLEAFDFYVLSDSTRAEAWVAEELAWADLCRRVGGQGRIFYRRRSDNTGKKAGNLSDFCERWGRHYDFMVVLDADSLMTGDTLVTLARLMELNPRAGILQAPPRCVGKMTLFARLQQFAGQVYGPVVGAGTAAWQLGESNYWGHNAIIRVSAFIEHCGLPVLPGKQPFGGHILSHDFVEAALMRRAGYTVWLLSDLGGSYEQSPPHLLAYAQRDRRWCQGNLQHLSLVMAGGLHPLSRGHFLMGVMSYVASPLWLIFLLTGLGAALQDRFVEPVYFTDERTLFPVWPTFDVEGARRMMFLSLGMLLVPKLFGLFLTLLDSEVSRSMGGRIRVALSVVLETAISMLLAPVMMLFQSHFVFGTVLGYRVNWSSQQRDDADLPWSEAARRHWGHTVFGAVLAGVSAALSRDLLLWLSPVVAGLLLSIPMSVWTARASLGTWAAKMGLFLIPEERVKHPLLVRAQALSEQKLETVDDGLKRVLTDPRAHALHLALLEEQPGPSIASIELATARRKLLSGQQDALSTQEKSMVLLDPGTLAEARLRFMSQTS, encoded by the coding sequence ATGCAAGCCCACTCCTTCTCCCCTCCCTCCACCGGACTCCGCCGCTTCTTCGTTCTGGGGCTGGCGGCCCTCTCCACGCTCCTCGGAGCGTGGGAGATGCACCGGCTGCTGAGCGTCAAGGGAACCACGGAGACCGAGTGGCTGCTGCTGGGGCTCTTCAGCCTGTGCTTCGCGTGGATCTGCCTGTCCTTCTGGACGGCCGTCGCGGGGTTCCTCCAGACGCTCGTGGGGGGCCGGGTGCCCGGCTTGCGCCAGCCGACGGCCGAGGAGCAGAAGGCGCCGCTCACCCGGCGCACCACGGTGGTGATGCCCATCCACAACGAAGACCCCGCCTCGGTCTTCGCCAACGTGCAGGCCACCTACGAGTCGCTGGCCGCCACGGGGCACCTGGAGGCCTTTGACTTCTATGTGCTGAGCGACTCCACGCGCGCCGAGGCCTGGGTGGCCGAGGAGCTGGCGTGGGCGGACCTGTGCCGCCGCGTGGGGGGCCAGGGGCGCATCTTCTACCGGCGCCGCTCGGACAACACCGGCAAGAAGGCCGGCAACCTCTCGGACTTCTGCGAGCGCTGGGGCCGCCACTACGACTTCATGGTGGTGCTGGACGCCGACAGCCTCATGACGGGCGACACGCTGGTGACGCTCGCGCGGCTGATGGAGCTCAACCCGCGCGCGGGCATCCTCCAGGCGCCTCCCCGCTGCGTGGGGAAGATGACGCTCTTTGCCCGCCTGCAGCAGTTCGCAGGCCAGGTGTACGGGCCCGTGGTGGGCGCGGGCACGGCGGCGTGGCAGCTCGGCGAGTCCAACTACTGGGGCCACAACGCCATCATCCGCGTGTCCGCCTTCATCGAGCACTGCGGCCTGCCCGTGCTGCCCGGCAAGCAGCCCTTCGGAGGGCACATCCTCAGCCACGACTTCGTGGAGGCGGCGCTGATGCGCCGGGCGGGCTATACGGTGTGGCTGCTGTCAGACCTTGGGGGCAGCTACGAGCAGTCCCCGCCGCACTTGCTGGCCTATGCCCAGCGCGACCGGCGCTGGTGCCAGGGCAACCTCCAGCACCTGAGCCTGGTGATGGCCGGGGGGCTTCACCCCTTGAGCCGCGGCCACTTCCTCATGGGGGTGATGTCCTACGTGGCCTCGCCCCTGTGGCTCATCTTCCTGCTGACGGGGCTGGGCGCCGCGCTGCAGGACCGCTTCGTGGAGCCCGTGTACTTCACGGACGAGCGGACCCTGTTCCCGGTGTGGCCGACGTTCGATGTGGAGGGCGCGCGGCGGATGATGTTCCTCTCGCTGGGCATGCTGCTGGTGCCCAAGCTGTTCGGCCTCTTCCTGACGCTCCTGGACAGCGAGGTCTCCCGAAGCATGGGCGGCCGCATTCGCGTGGCGCTGAGCGTGGTGCTGGAGACCGCCATCTCCATGCTGCTCGCACCGGTGATGATGCTCTTCCAGTCCCACTTCGTCTTCGGCACCGTGCTGGGCTACCGGGTGAACTGGTCGAGCCAGCAGCGCGATGACGCGGACCTGCCCTGGTCCGAAGCGGCCCGGCGGCACTGGGGCCACACGGTGTTCGGCGCAGTGCTGGCCGGGGTGTCGGCCGCCCTGTCCCGGGACTTGCTGCTGTGGCTGTCCCCGGTGGTGGCGGGCCTGCTGCTCTCCATCCCGATGTCGGTGTGGACCGCCCGGGCGTCGCTGGGCACCTGGGCGGCGAAGATGGGCCTGTTCCTCATCCCCGAGGAGCGCGTGAAGCACCCGCTGCTGGTCCGGGCGCAGGCGCTGTCCGAGCAGAAGCTGGAGACCGTGGACGACGGGCTGAAGCGCGTCCTCACGGACCCCCGCGCCCACGCGCTGCACCTGGCGCTGCTGGAGGAGCAGCCGGGCCCCTCCATTGCCTCCATCGAGCTGGCCACCGCGCGGCGCAAGCTGCTCTCGGGGCAGCAGGACGCGCTCTCCACCCAGGAGAAGTCGATGGTGCTGCTGGACCCGGGCACGCTGGCGGAGGCCCGCCTCCGGTTCATGAGCCAGACGTCCTGA